A genomic window from Streptomyces sp. NBC_01429 includes:
- a CDS encoding polysaccharide deacetylase family protein: protein MRQQKVRGTARATRRGATRAGTLTAVVALAGAALLAGCGQQQADPTDRTADGKGGAPRPGGSTTPHAPAVNEKPLAAPRPPELPDQTSVPEAKLPPPLVSMDIAHAAESGGKAVNLTIDDGPDPVWTPKILKILRDNGAKAVFCMVGPQAEAHPDLVKRVVADGHRLCDHSVAHDTGMDHKPKAYQKEQILKAARQIEKASGGVKPQYYRAPGGAFTPYSRQIAAAAGMRPVGWNVDSKDFEQPGSAAILSTVRNELPNGPTLLFHDGGGDRSQTETALRELVPWLHEQGYAFSFPVR from the coding sequence ATGCGGCAGCAGAAGGTACGGGGGACGGCGCGCGCCACGAGGCGCGGGGCCACGCGAGCGGGCACGCTGACGGCCGTCGTCGCGCTCGCCGGGGCGGCGCTGCTCGCCGGGTGCGGACAGCAGCAGGCGGACCCGACGGACCGGACGGCGGACGGGAAGGGGGGCGCTCCCCGGCCTGGGGGCAGCACCACCCCCCACGCGCCCGCCGTGAACGAGAAGCCCCTCGCGGCGCCGCGCCCGCCCGAGCTGCCGGACCAGACCTCCGTGCCCGAAGCGAAGCTGCCGCCGCCCCTGGTCAGCATGGACATCGCGCACGCGGCGGAGAGCGGCGGCAAGGCCGTCAACCTGACCATCGACGACGGCCCGGACCCCGTCTGGACCCCGAAGATCCTCAAGATCCTCCGGGACAACGGCGCCAAGGCGGTCTTCTGCATGGTCGGCCCGCAGGCGGAGGCCCACCCCGACCTCGTCAAGCGCGTGGTGGCCGACGGGCACCGGCTGTGCGACCACTCCGTCGCGCACGACACCGGAATGGACCACAAGCCGAAGGCGTACCAGAAGGAGCAGATCCTCAAGGCGGCCCGGCAGATCGAGAAGGCGTCGGGCGGCGTCAAGCCGCAGTACTACCGGGCGCCGGGCGGCGCGTTCACCCCGTACAGCCGGCAGATCGCGGCGGCGGCCGGGATGCGGCCGGTGGGCTGGAACGTGGACTCCAAGGACTTCGAACAGCCGGGGTCCGCGGCCATCCTGAGCACGGTCAGGAACGAGCTGCCCAACGGGCCCACGCTCCTCTTCCACGACGGCGGGGGCGACAGGTCGCAGACGGAGACGGCGCTGCGGGAACTGGTGCCGTGGCTGCACGAGCAGGGGTACGCGTTCAGCTTCCCGGTCCGGTAG